The Candidatus Mycolicibacterium alkanivorans genome contains a region encoding:
- the mdo gene encoding NDMA-dependent methanol dehydrogenase (This methanol dehydrogenase is considered a nicotinoprotein, since its NADP cofactor remains is not dissociable, but instead remains permanently bound. A member of this family has been shown to act as a formaldehyde dismutase, able to convert two molecules of formaldehyde (plus one water molecule) into one of methanol and one of formate, with no net change in its redox state. More recently, it was shown in Mycobacterium smegmatis that this enzyme is critical to ethanol utilization, for which the biosynthesis of the cofactor-like electron carrier mycofactocin is also required.), producing the protein MQVEELLKPFPIKEFHPFPRAMLGPGAHELIGPEAIKLGFKKPLVMTTGLRGSDTVHKIVESLKYHGLEVVVYDQVESNPKDYNVMDSVALYQKHKCDSFISIGGGSSHDACKGARISVAHDGRNVNEFEGFNQSENPKNPPHIAVSTTAGTGSETSWAYVITDTTTDPDKPHKYVAFDDAAVATLAIDDPVLYYDCPVAFTAQCGFDVLAHASEPYVSRLNFPPSLGNALYAIKLTAENLREATWNGQDLPGRQGMMYAQYIAAQAFNSGGLGIIHSISHAVSAYYDTHHGLNNAIALPRVWAFNMPVMYKRFAEIAVAMGVDTTGLTDVQAADQALAAAVRLLRDVGIPEKFTDVKQDSYIKNRLGMGPTKFYEKHKVIKGDKDDIDNLTNHVLGDACTPGNPKECTFETVRPVVEHCLNGDLDDLLS; encoded by the coding sequence ATGCAAGTCGAGGAACTACTCAAACCATTCCCGATTAAAGAATTCCACCCGTTTCCTCGAGCCATGCTCGGGCCGGGAGCGCACGAGCTGATCGGACCCGAAGCCATTAAGCTCGGCTTTAAGAAGCCCCTCGTGATGACGACCGGCCTGCGCGGATCCGACACCGTCCACAAGATTGTGGAGTCGCTGAAGTACCACGGGCTCGAAGTCGTCGTCTACGACCAGGTCGAGTCGAATCCCAAAGACTACAACGTGATGGATTCGGTCGCTCTGTACCAGAAACACAAGTGCGATAGCTTCATTTCGATCGGCGGCGGCTCGTCGCATGATGCTTGTAAGGGCGCTCGCATTTCGGTGGCGCATGACGGTCGCAATGTCAACGAGTTCGAAGGATTCAACCAGTCCGAGAACCCGAAAAATCCTCCCCACATCGCTGTGTCGACGACCGCCGGTACGGGTTCGGAGACGTCGTGGGCCTACGTCATCACCGACACCACGACCGACCCCGACAAACCGCACAAATACGTCGCATTCGATGACGCCGCTGTGGCCACGCTGGCGATCGACGACCCGGTCCTCTATTACGACTGCCCGGTCGCCTTCACCGCTCAGTGCGGCTTCGACGTCTTGGCACATGCGTCCGAGCCCTACGTCTCGCGGCTCAACTTCCCGCCGTCGCTGGGCAATGCCCTCTACGCGATCAAGCTCACCGCGGAAAACCTGCGTGAGGCGACCTGGAACGGTCAGGACCTCCCTGGGCGTCAGGGCATGATGTACGCGCAGTACATCGCAGCCCAGGCGTTCAACTCTGGCGGTCTGGGCATCATTCACTCGATCTCGCACGCGGTGAGCGCCTACTACGACACCCACCACGGGCTCAACAATGCGATCGCGCTGCCTCGGGTGTGGGCGTTCAACATGCCCGTGATGTACAAGCGGTTCGCCGAGATCGCCGTCGCGATGGGGGTCGACACGACCGGCTTGACAGACGTGCAGGCCGCTGACCAAGCGCTCGCCGCCGCCGTGCGGTTGCTGCGCGACGTCGGCATCCCGGAGAAGTTCACCGACGTCAAGCAGGACAGCTACATCAAGAACCGCCTGGGTATGGGACCGACGAAGTTCTACGAGAAGCACAAGGTCATCAAGGGCGACAAGGACGACATCGACAACCTCACCAACCACGTCCTCGGAGACGCGTGCACGCCCGGAAACCCGAAGGAGTGCACTTTCGAGACGGTCAGGCCGGTCGTCGAACACTGCCTCAACGGCGACCTGGACGATTTGCTCAGTTGA
- a CDS encoding VWA domain-containing protein, producing MEAAIHRFVRLLRLSGLRISVSEALDAMRCATQPGMLGDRETLRCGLRVALVKDRRDLAAFEAVFDAFFSLIRVGSDDDHGHSHSHDDLVDSGQLESFTMSDRPSENPQQTHEHGPPADIRDYFDPDDLAQQFNLHQEANKIDLAALTDELVFAKNNDPSASGLQQVQLETDHLHGAGAPGRLSRAQGTKVDADLTVAQQEVLLAWLNAIDDEAGDDETTTQRRLAGALVNLPEAIKRHLEALMALEQRIIEGAQQRHTAAETLSEAERAELEESLRRVTRTFHGALTSRLSIGRGRIDPCRTMRRNMRYDGIPFAPVMVRRTEDRPRLVVLADVSLSVRATARFTLHLVHGLQHLFSQVRSFAFVADMVEVTDLFTDYTADDALSRLFGGEVLDVDANSDYGLAFGEFVAEHLAAVTRRTTVLVLGDGRGNGNDANLGAFETIARRAREVVWLTPEPRYSWKLGGCDLPAYAQLCSRVEVVRDLSGLERAAFAIANREGVR from the coding sequence ATGGAAGCCGCGATTCACCGCTTCGTTCGGTTACTTCGACTGTCCGGCCTGCGGATCTCTGTTTCAGAAGCCTTGGACGCGATGCGCTGCGCCACCCAGCCCGGCATGTTGGGCGATCGCGAAACGCTGCGCTGCGGGCTGCGGGTGGCACTGGTGAAGGATCGCCGCGACCTAGCCGCCTTCGAGGCGGTGTTCGACGCGTTCTTCTCGCTGATCCGGGTAGGTTCCGACGACGACCACGGCCACAGCCACAGCCATGACGACCTCGTCGACAGCGGCCAGCTGGAGTCGTTCACAATGTCGGATCGGCCCAGCGAAAACCCGCAGCAGACCCATGAGCACGGCCCGCCGGCCGACATTCGCGACTACTTCGACCCCGACGACCTTGCCCAGCAGTTCAACCTGCACCAGGAAGCCAACAAGATCGACTTGGCAGCCTTAACTGACGAACTCGTGTTCGCCAAGAACAACGACCCCTCGGCGAGCGGATTGCAGCAGGTCCAGTTGGAGACAGACCACTTGCATGGCGCGGGGGCACCAGGACGGCTCTCCCGCGCGCAGGGCACCAAGGTCGACGCCGACCTCACCGTCGCCCAGCAGGAAGTGCTGTTGGCCTGGCTCAACGCGATCGACGACGAAGCCGGCGACGACGAAACGACGACACAGCGTCGCCTCGCCGGTGCGCTGGTCAATCTGCCGGAGGCGATCAAGCGGCACCTGGAGGCCCTGATGGCCCTCGAGCAGCGCATCATCGAAGGCGCCCAGCAGCGTCATACGGCTGCCGAAACCCTCAGCGAAGCCGAGCGCGCGGAACTTGAGGAGTCGTTACGCCGCGTGACGCGCACCTTCCACGGAGCGCTGACGAGCCGACTGTCAATCGGCCGCGGGCGGATCGATCCGTGCCGCACCATGCGCCGCAACATGCGCTACGACGGCATCCCGTTCGCGCCGGTGATGGTACGTCGCACCGAAGACAGACCACGACTGGTCGTGTTGGCCGATGTCAGCCTGTCGGTGCGCGCAACGGCCCGATTCACTCTGCACCTCGTGCACGGCTTGCAGCATCTGTTCTCTCAGGTGAGGTCGTTTGCGTTCGTCGCCGATATGGTCGAGGTGACAGACTTGTTCACCGATTACACCGCCGATGACGCATTGAGTCGGCTCTTCGGCGGCGAAGTGCTCGATGTGGATGCCAACTCCGACTATGGATTGGCGTTCGGCGAGTTCGTGGCCGAGCATCTGGCGGCCGTAACGCGACGAACGACGGTTCTGGTGCTCGGCGACGGCCGGGGGAATGGCAACGATGCCAACCTGGGCGCCTTCGAGACCATCGCCCGCAGGGCCCGAGAAGTCGTCTGGCTCACCCCCGAACCGCGCTACTCCTGGAAGCTCGGTGGGTGCGATCTACCGGCCTATGCGCAGCTGTGCAGTCGAGTCGAGGTCGTGCGCGACTTGTCCGGGCTCGAACGAGCGGCATTCGCCATCGCGAACCGTGAAGGCGTGAGATGA
- a CDS encoding nuclear transport factor 2 family protein — MFSARTYFVHHAQALGAGDLDEIVSDYAQDAVFITPSGVLRGKEGVRAAFTKLLGDVGDAEWTLKTQIFEGDVLFLEWSAESESTRVEDGIDTFVFSDGLIRTQTVRYTVGVRG; from the coding sequence TTGTTCAGTGCCCGAACATATTTCGTCCACCATGCCCAAGCTCTCGGCGCGGGCGATCTCGATGAGATCGTCAGCGACTACGCTCAGGACGCGGTTTTCATCACACCGAGCGGAGTTCTCAGGGGGAAGGAGGGTGTGCGTGCGGCGTTCACCAAACTCCTCGGCGATGTCGGGGACGCGGAATGGACGTTGAAAACGCAGATCTTCGAGGGTGACGTGCTCTTCCTCGAGTGGTCCGCCGAATCGGAGTCGACGCGCGTAGAGGACGGCATCGATACCTTCGTCTTCAGCGACGGATTGATCCGTACTCAAACCGTCCGATACACGGTCGGCGTCAGGGGATAA
- the mftF gene encoding mycofactocin biosynthesis glycosyltransferase MftF (Members of this protein family, MftF, are glycosyltransferases, members of PF00535 (glycosyl transferase family 2). The encoding gene is found as part of the mycofactocin cassette, in Mycobacterium tuberculosis, many other Actinobacteria, and occasional members of other lineages. Mycofactocin itself, a putative redox carrier, is a heavily modified derivative of the C-terminal Val-Tyr dipeptide of the mycofactocin precursor MftA (TIGR03969).), which translates to MNYPLPEGFSVAIDPSTRRVNARTLVGGSPPRILRLTDVGQQAWSELARGPAHSHNARVLGRLLTDVSAAHPRPNATCEPPKVTVVIPVRDRPQSLKRCLASLRYGHPIVIVDDASVDPTAVAELAESFGARLIRRSTCGGPAAARNTGLKAVETAVVAFLDSDCVCVDDWIGRLIEHFADPLVAAVAPRIAALPSSTAAGRFATSSGALDLGARECRVMPGAAVPYVPTAALLVRREAIDDIGAFDERLRFGEDVDLVWRLHRAGKLIRYQPDVRVLHAEPADWASLWTRRFQYGTSAAPLACRHPEAIAPLVLHPWPSAVLVCLLARRPLIAALIVAVTAVPATRGWRRSGVPTRVAAKIALQGVFQTYCAVGRYCTQFGGPLLLLALAWRGGTKTFQRRRRTAAAALLFAAPLRAAFSGEMQPDPFRFLVGHLADNMMYGAGVWFGCLRHRTLIPVRPKVVGPRRLPAVGIPRRFNKRQQRS; encoded by the coding sequence GTGAACTATCCTCTGCCCGAGGGCTTTTCGGTCGCGATCGACCCGAGTACCCGACGCGTGAACGCCAGAACGCTCGTTGGCGGATCGCCGCCACGCATTTTGCGGCTCACCGACGTCGGACAACAGGCCTGGTCCGAGTTGGCCCGCGGCCCCGCTCACTCCCATAACGCTCGTGTCCTGGGTCGGCTGCTCACCGACGTCAGCGCGGCTCACCCGCGGCCGAACGCAACGTGCGAGCCGCCAAAGGTGACGGTGGTCATCCCCGTGCGCGACCGCCCGCAGAGCTTGAAACGCTGCCTGGCTTCGTTGAGGTATGGCCATCCGATAGTGATCGTCGACGACGCCTCCGTTGACCCAACGGCCGTCGCCGAATTGGCCGAAAGTTTCGGCGCGCGATTGATCCGACGGTCAACCTGTGGCGGCCCGGCCGCTGCCCGCAACACGGGTCTGAAGGCGGTTGAGACCGCAGTGGTTGCCTTCTTGGATAGCGACTGCGTCTGTGTCGATGACTGGATCGGCCGTCTGATCGAACATTTTGCCGACCCGCTGGTCGCCGCCGTGGCACCCCGGATAGCCGCGTTGCCATCATCGACGGCGGCCGGTCGATTCGCAACGAGCTCCGGGGCACTTGATCTGGGCGCCCGCGAGTGCCGCGTGATGCCGGGGGCCGCGGTGCCTTACGTTCCCACGGCCGCGCTGCTCGTGCGCCGGGAGGCGATCGACGACATCGGCGCGTTCGACGAACGTCTGCGCTTCGGTGAGGACGTGGACCTAGTCTGGAGGCTGCACCGCGCGGGCAAGCTGATCCGTTACCAACCCGACGTTCGGGTGCTGCACGCCGAACCCGCTGACTGGGCAAGCCTGTGGACGCGGCGATTCCAATACGGCACCTCTGCGGCACCATTGGCGTGTCGGCATCCTGAGGCGATCGCCCCGCTGGTCTTACACCCCTGGCCCTCGGCGGTTCTGGTGTGTCTTCTGGCGCGCCGACCGCTGATCGCGGCGCTCATCGTCGCGGTGACCGCGGTGCCTGCTACTAGGGGTTGGCGACGCTCAGGAGTGCCAACTCGGGTGGCGGCGAAAATCGCCCTCCAAGGAGTTTTCCAAACCTATTGCGCCGTGGGGCGTTACTGCACGCAGTTCGGCGGTCCGCTGCTCCTGCTCGCGCTCGCGTGGCGCGGCGGGACAAAGACTTTCCAGCGGCGGCGCAGAACTGCAGCTGCTGCGCTGTTGTTCGCAGCCCCCCTCAGGGCGGCGTTCTCCGGCGAGATGCAGCCGGATCCGTTCCGATTCCTGGTTGGGCACCTGGCCGACAACATGATGTACGGCGCAGGGGTTTGGTTCGGTTGCCTGCGGCACCGGACCTTGATCCCCGTCCGCCCAAAGGTTGTCGGGCCGCGTCGCTTGCCTGCGGTCGGGATACCCAGACGGTTCAACAAAAGGCAACAACGATCATGA
- the mftA gene encoding mycofactocin precursor MftA (Mycofactocin is a small molecule electron carrier derived from the final two amino acids, Val-Tyr, of MftA, the mycofactocin precursor. It plays a role in redox homeostasis and the metabolism of alcohols and aldehydes in Actinobacteria, including Mycobacterium tuberculosis.) — translation MPEDTSAPQTRQDPPDGEEQLVSSASLVEEVSIDGMCGVY, via the coding sequence GTGCCCGAAGACACCAGTGCACCGCAGACGCGACAAGACCCGCCGGACGGCGAGGAACAGCTGGTTTCCAGTGCCAGTCTGGTGGAAGAGGTTTCCATCGACGGTATGTGCGGCGTCTACTGA
- a CDS encoding AAA family ATPase, producing MKAVGADPFCSVDDVVEALAEYGYIADRTLATTVFLVTRLDKPVLLEGPAGVGKTELAKALALATGRRLLRLQCYEGQDETKALYEWDYGKQLLYTQILREKIGQVIADADNLEEAVERIGAQESVFFSERFLAPRPLLEAIRSEQPVVLLIDEVDRADEALEAVLLEMLGEYQVSVPEIGTFVAAQPPYVVLTSNNTRDLAAALKRRCLHLFLDYPSAERELQIVKSKNTGLPDALSAQLVDIVRGLRGLELRKAPSISETIDWARTLAVLGAEELTAQTLAATISVVAKYEKDVHRALQVLPRLVDPNAAVPEMAEPHNHDHHDHHDHSHDDDVAGGKRVRAAKDQLGRFDDGYYGTPSTPPAGPSGRASGAEVSAAQASRSFARRRKF from the coding sequence GTGAAAGCCGTGGGCGCAGACCCGTTTTGCTCTGTCGACGACGTCGTCGAAGCTCTGGCGGAATACGGATACATCGCCGATCGCACCCTAGCCACGACGGTCTTCCTCGTCACCCGTCTGGACAAGCCGGTGCTGCTCGAGGGTCCTGCGGGCGTCGGCAAGACCGAGTTGGCCAAGGCGCTTGCCCTGGCGACCGGACGACGCCTGCTTCGGCTGCAGTGCTACGAGGGCCAGGACGAAACGAAGGCGCTCTACGAGTGGGACTACGGCAAGCAGCTCCTCTACACCCAGATTTTGCGGGAGAAGATCGGTCAGGTCATCGCCGACGCTGACAATCTCGAAGAAGCGGTCGAGCGTATCGGAGCTCAAGAAAGCGTGTTCTTCTCCGAGCGGTTCTTGGCGCCGCGCCCGTTGTTGGAGGCAATCCGCTCAGAGCAACCGGTCGTTCTGCTGATCGACGAGGTGGACCGGGCCGACGAAGCCTTGGAGGCGGTGCTGCTCGAAATGCTCGGCGAGTATCAGGTCTCGGTACCCGAGATCGGCACCTTCGTCGCAGCCCAGCCGCCGTATGTTGTGTTGACGTCGAACAACACCCGTGACCTCGCGGCGGCGCTCAAACGGCGCTGCCTGCATCTGTTTCTCGACTACCCCTCGGCCGAGCGCGAACTGCAGATTGTCAAGAGTAAGAACACCGGTTTGCCTGACGCATTGTCGGCGCAGCTGGTCGACATCGTCCGCGGCCTTCGCGGTTTGGAGCTGCGGAAAGCGCCGTCCATCTCGGAGACGATCGACTGGGCCCGCACACTGGCGGTGCTCGGGGCCGAGGAACTGACAGCGCAGACATTGGCGGCGACGATCTCGGTGGTCGCCAAGTATGAAAAGGACGTCCATAGAGCGCTGCAGGTGCTGCCCCGCTTGGTCGATCCCAACGCTGCGGTTCCCGAAATGGCTGAGCCGCATAACCACGACCATCACGACCATCATGACCACAGCCACGATGACGACGTGGCGGGGGGTAAGCGGGTCCGGGCCGCCAAGGACCAACTCGGCCGGTTCGACGACGGGTACTACGGAACGCCGAGCACGCCGCCCGCCGGGCCGTCGGGTCGCGCATCGGGCGCCGAAGTCAGTGCCGCCCAAGCAAGCCGGTCCTTCGCCCGCCGCCGAAAGTTCTAG
- the acs gene encoding acetate--CoA ligase has product MTDTYVDASSFPPPGEFALNANASAELYREAERDRLAFWGKQAKRLSWDSPFTEVLDWSQAPFAKWFVGGKLNVAYNCVDRHVEAGHGSRVAIHWEGEPVGDSRTLTYSDLLAEVCKAANTLTELGLVAGDRVAIYMPMVPEAIVAMLACARLGLLHSVVFAGFSASALKARIEDAEAKLVITTDGQYRRGKAVSLKDAVDEAVSGQSHVEHVLVVRRTGMDMPWTEGRDLWWHQTVDKASPEHTPEAFDSEHPLFLLYTSGTTGSPKGIVHTSGGYLTQASYTHYNVFDIKVDTDVFWCTADIGWVTGHTYIAYGPLSNGATQVVYEGTPASPDEHRHFQVIEKYGVTIYYTAPTLIRTFMKWGRELPDAHDLTSLRLLGTVGEPINPEAWRWYRDAFGGNRTPIVDTWWQTETGAAMISPLPGVTAAVPGSATQPLPGISARVVDDHGNTIGRSHEFGEHAQGYLVLDQPWPSMLRGIWGDPERYKETYWSRFAEQGWYFAGDGARYDDDGNIWVLGRIDDVMNVSGHRISTAEVESALVGHAHVAEAAVVGANDDTTGQAIIAFVILEAHAKDTGSEMVEELRAEVAREISPIAKPREIHVVPELPKTRSGKIMRRLLRDVAEGRELGDTSTLLDPSVFEAIRESK; this is encoded by the coding sequence GTGACCGATACTTACGTCGACGCCTCGTCGTTTCCGCCGCCGGGTGAGTTCGCCTTGAACGCCAACGCTTCGGCGGAGCTCTACCGCGAGGCCGAGCGCGACCGGCTAGCGTTTTGGGGCAAGCAAGCCAAGCGGCTGTCCTGGGACAGCCCGTTCACCGAAGTGCTGGATTGGTCGCAGGCGCCGTTCGCGAAGTGGTTCGTCGGCGGCAAACTCAACGTGGCCTACAACTGTGTCGATCGGCACGTCGAGGCCGGTCATGGCAGCCGGGTGGCGATCCACTGGGAGGGCGAGCCCGTCGGCGACAGCCGCACCCTGACGTACTCCGATTTGCTGGCCGAGGTCTGCAAAGCGGCCAACACGCTGACCGAGTTGGGCCTTGTCGCGGGTGACCGCGTTGCGATCTACATGCCTATGGTGCCCGAGGCGATCGTGGCGATGCTGGCCTGCGCCCGGCTGGGACTCTTGCACAGCGTCGTGTTCGCCGGGTTTTCAGCGTCGGCACTGAAGGCTCGCATCGAAGACGCTGAAGCCAAGCTGGTCATCACCACCGACGGGCAGTATCGCCGGGGCAAGGCGGTGTCTCTGAAAGACGCTGTGGATGAGGCCGTTTCAGGCCAGTCTCACGTCGAGCATGTACTCGTGGTGCGGCGCACTGGAATGGACATGCCTTGGACGGAGGGCCGCGACCTGTGGTGGCATCAGACCGTCGATAAGGCGTCGCCAGAGCACACGCCGGAGGCGTTCGACTCTGAGCATCCGCTGTTCCTGCTTTACACGTCTGGAACCACGGGCTCGCCGAAGGGCATTGTTCACACCTCCGGCGGGTACCTGACTCAGGCGTCCTACACCCACTACAACGTGTTCGACATCAAGGTCGACACTGATGTGTTTTGGTGCACAGCCGATATCGGCTGGGTCACCGGGCACACCTACATCGCCTACGGCCCGCTGTCCAACGGCGCCACACAGGTGGTATACGAGGGCACCCCGGCGTCACCAGATGAGCACCGACATTTCCAAGTGATCGAAAAGTACGGCGTGACAATCTATTACACCGCGCCGACGTTGATCCGGACCTTTATGAAGTGGGGTCGCGAGCTCCCCGACGCCCACGACCTTACGAGCTTGCGACTGCTGGGCACAGTCGGCGAGCCGATCAACCCTGAGGCATGGCGCTGGTACCGCGACGCATTCGGCGGCAACAGGACCCCGATCGTCGACACCTGGTGGCAGACCGAAACCGGCGCGGCCATGATTTCTCCACTGCCGGGCGTCACCGCTGCTGTCCCCGGTTCGGCCACCCAGCCGTTGCCCGGTATCTCCGCGCGTGTCGTCGACGACCACGGCAACACGATTGGACGAAGCCACGAGTTCGGCGAGCACGCACAAGGGTATCTCGTTCTGGACCAGCCGTGGCCGTCGATGCTACGGGGCATCTGGGGCGACCCCGAGCGATACAAGGAAACCTACTGGTCGCGGTTCGCTGAGCAGGGCTGGTACTTCGCCGGCGATGGCGCACGCTACGACGACGACGGCAACATCTGGGTGCTTGGACGCATCGACGACGTGATGAACGTGTCAGGACACCGGATTTCGACCGCGGAGGTGGAGTCTGCACTTGTCGGCCATGCGCACGTGGCCGAGGCTGCCGTCGTCGGCGCTAACGACGACACCACCGGCCAGGCCATCATCGCCTTCGTGATCCTGGAGGCTCACGCTAAGGACACCGGCTCGGAGATGGTCGAGGAGCTGCGCGCGGAGGTGGCCAGAGAAATTTCGCCGATCGCCAAGCCACGCGAGATTCACGTCGTGCCTGAGCTACCGAAGACCCGCAGCGGCAAGATCATGCGTCGGCTGCTGCGCGACGTCGCCGAAGGCCGCGAACTCGGCGACACATCAACCCTGCTCGACCCCAGCGTGTTCGAGGCGATCCGGGAGAGTAAGTAG